A region of Candidatus Defluviilinea gracilis DNA encodes the following proteins:
- a CDS encoding CBS domain-containing protein translates to MATVQDMIRKKGTEIFMITPSATVLEAMKLMETHNTGAVLVMDGGEVKGILSERDCVRKLELSGKQATDTKVDEIMTGKVIAIDTNEELETCMALMLEKNIRHLPVYSEGKLEGLISVRDVLREVVEVQKSMISQLEHYITGGGR, encoded by the coding sequence ATGGCTACTGTGCAGGATATGATCCGTAAAAAAGGAACAGAAATCTTTATGATTACGCCTTCGGCTACCGTGCTGGAAGCCATGAAATTGATGGAAACGCACAATACCGGCGCGGTTTTGGTCATGGATGGCGGAGAGGTGAAGGGGATATTGTCTGAGCGAGATTGCGTTCGGAAGTTGGAACTTTCGGGGAAACAGGCAACGGACACGAAGGTCGATGAGATCATGACGGGGAAGGTCATTGCCATCGATACGAACGAGGAACTCGAAACCTGCATGGCTCTGATGCTGGAGAAAAATATCCGTCACCTGCCTGTGTACTCTGAGGGAAAACTCGAGGGGTTGATCTCGGTGCGCGACGTGCTCCGCGAGGTGGTGGAAGTGCAGAAGTCGATGATCTCTCAGCTGGAACATTACATCACCGGGGGGGGACGGTAA
- the fdhF gene encoding formate dehydrogenase subunit alpha has product MIKPDRMTTTTCPYCGVGCNLQLHIKDDFIYKVTSPFDSPVNQGNLCVKGRFGYDFIYHPKRVTTPLVRRYLLEGKPKPAGREQVFAVSVDGAPITDSQISNLWDWVVTDWETALNITADHLARIYKRDGSDAMAVYCCAKATNEDNYLLQKMWRALFRTNNVDHCTRLCHAGSVVALLQALGTSAMSNTASQVALNDVFIVTGSNTGENHPIIALQMKEAVRKNGAKMIVIDPRRIDLVDFAELWLPLKPGTNVPVFSAMAHVIVKENLINAEFIANRAEGYNEFVESLEKFTPEFAEAISGVPAEDIRKAARLYATANNAAIYWGMGISQLSHGTASALGLVNLALLTGHIGRDGTGLNPLRGQNNVQGASDMGAMPFFYPGYQRVDNEELAAKWEKLWNIEPNGLSRKLGLTTTEILSHAHEGGVRALFIMGENPMMSEPNLNETRRHMQELEFLVSQDIFINESGAFADVFLPATPFAEKDGTFSNTDRRVQRVRTAQPPRGDSRPDWKILCDLALRLESRLGVATSHWAYSHPEEILREVASLSKDYAGITYERIEKVGLIYPVPTLDHPGTPTLFKETFPRGKGKFIGVDYVPVKEPVDDEYPFILTTGRLLEHWHGGTMTRHSAIDEVYPEARVEIHPADAEMHGIANNMPVRVTSRRGEVVARATVTEKTTVGVVFIPWHFHEAAANLLTNDALDPQAKIPEFKACAVQVFPARESELANPENVLARGRY; this is encoded by the coding sequence ATGATCAAACCCGACCGCATGACCACCACCACCTGCCCCTACTGCGGCGTGGGATGCAATTTGCAGTTGCACATCAAAGACGACTTTATTTACAAAGTCACCTCGCCGTTCGATTCGCCTGTCAATCAGGGAAATTTGTGCGTGAAGGGACGCTTCGGCTACGACTTTATCTATCATCCCAAGCGTGTGACGACGCCTCTTGTGCGAAGATACCTGCTCGAAGGCAAGCCGAAACCCGCAGGGCGCGAACAAGTCTTTGCAGTCAGCGTCGACGGCGCGCCAATCACTGATTCGCAAATCTCCAATCTTTGGGATTGGGTCGTCACAGACTGGGAAACGGCATTAAACATCACTGCCGATCACCTCGCGCGCATCTACAAACGCGACGGCTCGGACGCGATGGCGGTTTATTGTTGCGCCAAAGCCACCAACGAAGATAATTATCTCCTGCAAAAAATGTGGAGGGCGTTGTTCCGCACGAATAATGTGGACCATTGCACGCGCCTATGTCATGCGGGGAGCGTGGTTGCCCTGCTTCAGGCGCTGGGAACGTCGGCGATGAGCAACACAGCCTCACAGGTGGCGTTGAACGACGTGTTCATCGTCACCGGCTCGAACACGGGCGAGAATCATCCGATCATCGCCCTGCAAATGAAAGAAGCGGTCAGGAAAAACGGCGCAAAGATGATCGTTATCGACCCGCGCCGCATCGACCTGGTGGATTTCGCAGAGTTATGGCTCCCGCTCAAGCCCGGCACAAACGTTCCTGTTTTTTCCGCGATGGCGCATGTGATCGTCAAAGAGAATCTCATTAACGCAGAGTTCATTGCCAATCGCGCCGAAGGGTACAACGAATTCGTCGAGTCGCTCGAAAAGTTCACGCCTGAATTTGCGGAGGCAATCTCCGGTGTGCCCGCCGAGGATATTCGCAAAGCGGCGCGTTTATACGCCACAGCAAACAATGCCGCAATCTATTGGGGCATGGGTATTTCGCAACTTTCACACGGCACGGCATCGGCGCTTGGGCTTGTGAACCTTGCGTTGCTCACAGGGCATATCGGGCGCGATGGAACGGGGTTGAATCCGTTGCGCGGGCAAAACAATGTGCAAGGCGCGAGCGATATGGGGGCGATGCCGTTCTTTTATCCCGGCTATCAGCGCGTGGATAATGAGGAACTCGCGGCGAAATGGGAAAAATTATGGAATATCGAACCCAATGGGCTTTCGCGCAAGCTTGGGCTCACCACCACCGAGATTTTAAGTCACGCGCATGAAGGCGGCGTGCGCGCGCTCTTCATCATGGGCGAGAACCCGATGATGTCTGAGCCGAATCTCAACGAGACGCGCAGACACATGCAAGAGTTGGAATTCCTCGTCTCGCAGGATATTTTCATCAACGAGTCCGGCGCGTTTGCCGACGTCTTCCTGCCTGCGACTCCGTTCGCCGAAAAAGATGGAACATTCTCCAACACAGACCGTCGCGTGCAACGCGTGCGTACGGCTCAACCTCCGCGCGGAGATTCGCGCCCTGATTGGAAAATTCTCTGCGACTTGGCGCTTCGCCTCGAATCTCGACTGGGGGTTGCTACAAGCCATTGGGCATATTCCCACCCCGAGGAGATCCTGCGCGAGGTTGCCTCCTTGAGCAAAGATTATGCCGGCATTACCTACGAACGCATCGAGAAAGTCGGCTTGATCTATCCCGTGCCGACGCTCGACCACCCCGGCACCCCGACGCTGTTCAAGGAAACCTTCCCGCGCGGCAAGGGTAAATTCATCGGCGTGGATTATGTGCCGGTAAAGGAACCTGTGGATGACGAATATCCGTTCATCCTCACCACTGGTCGCCTGCTCGAGCATTGGCACGGCGGCACAATGACGCGCCATTCGGCGATCGACGAGGTGTACCCGGAGGCGCGAGTCGAAATCCATCCTGCAGACGCGGAGATGCATGGCATTGCGAATAACATGCCTGTGCGCGTCACCTCGCGCCGCGGCGAGGTGGTCGCCCGCGCCACCGTCACCGAAAAGACCACAGTGGGCGTGGTGTTTATTCCCTGGCATTTCCACGAAGCCGCCGCGAACCTGCTGACGAATGACGCGCTCGATCCGCAGGCAAAGATTCCCGAATTCAAAGCGTGCGCCGTGCAGGTATTCCCGGCGCGGGAGAGCGAGTTGGCGAATCCGGAGAATGTTTTGGCTAGAGGGAGATATTAG
- the gnd gene encoding decarboxylating 6-phosphogluconate dehydrogenase — protein MELAMIGLGKMGLNMTTRLIGGGHRVVGYDRTAANVEEAKKVGADGASSLKEAVGKLKAPRVVWTMIPAGKPTDDTIQELSELLSKGDVVIDGGNSNYKDSIRHAELLEAKGIEFIDSGTSGGVWGLKEGYSLMVGGKPEVVEKMRPIFETLAPAADQGWGRVGPHGAGHFVKMVHNGIEYGMMQAYAEGFSVMKAKEEFGLDLAQISHIWQYGSVVRSWLLDLAARALDEDASLSEIKPWVADSGEGRWTVFESIDLNVPAPVLTLALQMRLASRDEENYTARMLSALRNQFGGHAIKKAE, from the coding sequence ATGGAACTCGCAATGATCGGACTTGGGAAGATGGGGTTGAATATGACGACACGTCTCATCGGAGGAGGGCATCGCGTGGTGGGATATGACCGCACAGCCGCGAATGTCGAAGAGGCGAAAAAAGTCGGTGCGGACGGCGCAAGTTCATTGAAAGAAGCAGTAGGGAAATTGAAAGCCCCGCGTGTAGTGTGGACGATGATTCCCGCTGGGAAACCAACGGACGATACGATTCAAGAATTGTCGGAACTACTTTCAAAGGGCGATGTCGTCATTGACGGCGGAAACTCCAATTACAAAGATTCGATCCGTCACGCGGAGTTGCTCGAAGCGAAGGGAATCGAATTCATTGACAGCGGCACAAGCGGCGGGGTGTGGGGCTTGAAGGAGGGATACAGCCTGATGGTTGGAGGCAAGCCCGAAGTCGTGGAAAAGATGCGTCCTATTTTCGAGACGTTGGCTCCCGCCGCCGATCAAGGCTGGGGACGAGTCGGTCCGCATGGCGCGGGTCATTTCGTCAAAATGGTTCACAATGGAATCGAATACGGCATGATGCAGGCATACGCGGAAGGGTTCAGCGTAATGAAAGCGAAAGAGGAGTTTGGCTTGGACCTCGCGCAGATCTCGCACATCTGGCAATACGGAAGCGTTGTCCGCTCGTGGCTGCTCGACCTCGCCGCGCGCGCATTGGACGAGGACGCGAGCCTTTCAGAGATCAAACCGTGGGTGGCTGATTCGGGCGAGGGGCGCTGGACGGTGTTCGAATCAATTGACCTCAATGTGCCTGCGCCCGTGCTGACTCTCGCGCTGCAAATGCGACTCGCCAGCCGCGATGAAGAGAACTACACCGCGCGTATGTTGTCCGCGTTGCGCAATCAATTCGGCGGGCATGCAATTAAGAAAGCAGAGTGA
- a CDS encoding class II aldolase/adducin family protein — MADHTALELDTILYHLGQAGLRLAEIGAAEGAAGNISVCLRKPLEVRAQFPQEQEIELPHASPELAGMMLIVSGSGRRLREIAESPLGNLACVTVDPGGRTGKLHTSSRRQFQRVTSEFNSHLGVHADRMRSTDVALHAVIHAQPVHLTHLSHLEEYQDEKTLSRRLLRWQPEAILNMPEGIGVVPFLLPGSAQLVVETKLSLRTHRVVIWARHGVMARADHSILSASDLIEYAETAAHYETLNRFADSPGGGLSAEEIREIAKSWNVAQSVF; from the coding sequence CGAACTTGACACTATTCTCTATCACCTGGGGCAGGCAGGCTTGCGGCTGGCTGAGATCGGCGCGGCTGAGGGGGCGGCGGGCAATATTTCGGTCTGCCTGCGGAAGCCGCTGGAGGTTCGCGCCCAATTCCCTCAAGAGCAGGAGATCGAGTTGCCTCATGCCTCCCCTGAATTGGCTGGGATGATGCTGATCGTCAGCGGATCAGGCAGAAGGTTGAGAGAGATCGCCGAATCTCCGTTGGGAAACCTTGCCTGTGTCACGGTCGACCCTGGCGGGCGGACCGGTAAGTTGCACACATCGTCCCGGCGCCAGTTTCAGCGGGTGACGAGCGAATTCAACTCCCATCTCGGCGTCCACGCGGACCGGATGCGCTCGACAGATGTCGCCCTTCATGCCGTCATCCACGCCCAGCCCGTGCATCTCACGCACCTCAGCCACCTCGAAGAATATCAGGATGAGAAAACGCTCAGCCGGCGGTTGCTCCGTTGGCAACCCGAAGCCATCCTCAACATGCCGGAGGGGATCGGGGTAGTCCCTTTCCTGTTACCCGGCTCCGCTCAGTTGGTGGTGGAGACCAAACTCTCGCTTCGAACTCACCGAGTGGTGATTTGGGCGCGTCATGGGGTGATGGCGCGCGCCGATCATTCGATTTTGAGCGCCTCCGACCTGATCGAATACGCGGAAACCGCGGCTCACTACGAGACCTTGAACCGGTTCGCCGACTCGCCGGGCGGCGGGCTTAGCGCGGAGGAGATCCGCGAAATCGCCAAATCGTGGAATGTGGCGCAGTCGGTTTTTTGA
- a CDS encoding TVP38/TMEM64 family protein encodes MKPSGITGFVHQTWKTILIGGICVLLFWWWREPFVEFIGWFGNREAVAGLIEEYGNWGVAVYSALLVLQLIVAFVPGQALVFAGGYVFGFWKSLFITIPVAVIGSQVAFYLARRYGRPLAYRLATQRAIDRWESISKNQGIFFYFLAFNLPIFPSDAMCYVAGLASISARRFFIANLFGRTVSTVFTVMVGAYGLTLPPAFWVVVLLTVIGLYAAWVIYARKHKLKMK; translated from the coding sequence GTGAAACCAAGCGGAATAACAGGCTTCGTTCATCAAACATGGAAAACGATACTGATCGGCGGTATCTGTGTGTTGTTGTTTTGGTGGTGGCGCGAACCGTTCGTCGAGTTTATCGGTTGGTTCGGCAACCGGGAGGCTGTTGCCGGCTTGATCGAAGAGTATGGAAACTGGGGGGTTGCAGTATACTCCGCGCTGTTGGTGTTGCAGTTGATTGTCGCATTTGTGCCCGGGCAGGCGCTCGTGTTTGCGGGCGGTTATGTCTTCGGGTTTTGGAAATCTTTATTCATCACCATTCCCGTCGCTGTGATCGGAAGCCAGGTCGCGTTTTATCTTGCTCGTCGTTATGGGCGGCCTCTCGCCTATCGGCTGGCAACGCAACGGGCAATCGACCGCTGGGAATCGATCTCGAAAAATCAGGGGATCTTTTTTTATTTCCTGGCGTTTAACCTGCCTATCTTTCCCTCCGATGCGATGTGCTACGTGGCGGGGTTGGCGTCCATCTCTGCGCGGCGCTTTTTTATCGCGAATCTTTTCGGTCGAACCGTTTCAACCGTCTTCACCGTGATGGTGGGAGCCTATGGGCTGACTCTGCCGCCCGCGTTCTGGGTGGTCGTCCTATTGACAGTGATTGGGCTCTACGCCGCATGGGTGATCTATGCGCGCAAACACAAGCTCAAAATGAAATAA
- a CDS encoding amidase — protein sequence MILPEWTIADLKQKFEADELTARQVADLYLSRIEAVDKNGPHVNSIIELNPDALEIASALDAERKKGKVRGALHGIPVLLKDNIDTHDKMQTTAGSLALEGNYAARDAFIVKQLRKAGAVILGKTNLSEWANFRGKNSVSGWSSRGGLTRNPYALDRSACGSSSGSGAAIAANLSVGAVGTETDGSIICPAQTNGIVGIKPTLGLLSRSGIIPIAHSQDTPGPMTRTVADAAILLGAMTGVDAGDSVTRPSKKRGLSNYAKFFDLDGLKGARIGVARNMAGSNPRALKILENCIDVMKHLGAIVIDPADVKNIDKFAETEREVLYYEYKADLNAYLKSLGAEARVHSMEDVIRFNEENRDLVLPYFGHERMTTALEKGSLKAKKYKDALKKNLRLTRKDGIDATLKKYKLDAIVAPSGGPAWMIDLANGDAINWDMESTSAAAVAGYPHITVPAGYVFGLPVGISFFSTAWQEPTLIKLAYAFEQATQYRRQPRFLPTAILNV from the coding sequence ATGATCCTGCCAGAGTGGACAATCGCCGACCTAAAGCAGAAATTCGAAGCCGACGAACTGACGGCGCGTCAGGTGGCGGATCTTTATTTGTCGCGCATCGAGGCGGTGGATAAGAACGGTCCTCACGTTAATTCGATCATTGAATTGAACCCGGACGCGCTGGAGATCGCTTCCGCGTTGGACGCCGAGCGGAAAAAGGGGAAGGTGCGCGGCGCATTGCATGGAATCCCGGTTTTGTTGAAGGATAATATCGACACACACGACAAAATGCAAACGACCGCCGGGTCGCTTGCTCTTGAGGGGAACTATGCCGCGCGGGATGCGTTCATTGTGAAGCAACTTCGCAAAGCGGGCGCGGTGATTTTGGGCAAGACCAACCTCAGCGAGTGGGCAAACTTTCGCGGAAAGAATTCGGTGAGCGGATGGTCCTCGCGTGGCGGCTTGACACGCAACCCGTATGCGTTGGATCGCTCCGCGTGCGGGTCGTCCTCCGGATCGGGGGCGGCAATTGCGGCGAATTTATCCGTCGGGGCGGTGGGCACCGAAACCGACGGCTCGATCATTTGCCCCGCGCAGACGAATGGAATTGTTGGAATCAAGCCGACGCTTGGTTTGTTGAGCCGCAGCGGAATCATTCCCATCGCGCACAGCCAGGATACGCCCGGTCCCATGACGCGGACGGTCGCCGACGCCGCGATCCTGCTCGGGGCGATGACGGGAGTCGACGCGGGCGACTCAGTTACACGTCCGAGCAAGAAGCGGGGCTTGTCCAATTACGCAAAGTTTTTCGATCTGGATGGACTCAAAGGCGCGCGGATCGGAGTCGCGCGGAATATGGCGGGCTCGAATCCGCGCGCGCTCAAGATTTTGGAAAATTGTATCGACGTGATGAAACATCTTGGCGCGATCGTGATCGATCCTGCCGATGTGAAAAACATCGATAAGTTTGCGGAAACAGAACGCGAGGTGTTGTATTACGAATACAAGGCGGATTTAAACGCGTATTTGAAATCGCTTGGCGCGGAAGCGCGCGTTCATTCCATGGAAGATGTGATCAGGTTCAACGAAGAAAACCGCGATCTTGTCCTGCCGTATTTTGGTCACGAACGGATGACGACCGCCCTGGAAAAAGGCTCGCTGAAAGCAAAAAAATACAAAGATGCCTTGAAGAAGAATTTGCGCCTGACGCGAAAAGATGGGATCGACGCAACCTTGAAGAAATATAAGCTCGATGCCATCGTCGCCCCTTCAGGCGGGCCAGCGTGGATGATCGACCTCGCCAACGGCGACGCGATCAACTGGGATATGGAATCGACCTCTGCCGCGGCTGTGGCGGGGTATCCGCACATCACAGTCCCTGCGGGGTATGTGTTCGGTTTGCCGGTGGGCATTTCATTTTTCTCAACCGCCTGGCAGGAACCGACATTGATCAAACTCGCCTACGCCTTCGAACAAGCGACGCAATACCGCCGCCAGCCGCGTTTCCTCCCGACGGCGATATTGAATGTGTAG
- a CDS encoding (2Fe-2S)-binding protein gives MEIKLTIDNQEVTAEQGKTLLDIAREIGADVPTICYHDATTANGLCRMCVVEVEGQRTLQPACVVQAGEGMKVRTRSEKVVRARKTILEMLDSTMDLSEADEIQGMLKTYGAEANRFPDAERRESGVKDDNPMYIRDYSKCLLCWRCVQVCAEDAQYTYAINFEGRGFETQIGTFFDKTIPETTCVLCGQCVAVCPTGALKPKREYLLQQGMSPSEISVLNTGRKKRKVKS, from the coding sequence ATGGAAATCAAATTAACGATTGACAACCAGGAAGTCACCGCCGAACAAGGGAAAACCCTGTTAGACATTGCCCGCGAAATCGGGGCGGATGTGCCGACGATCTGTTATCACGACGCCACGACGGCAAATGGGTTATGCCGAATGTGTGTTGTGGAGGTGGAGGGGCAAAGGACGCTTCAGCCGGCGTGCGTTGTTCAGGCGGGGGAGGGGATGAAGGTCCGCACGCGAAGCGAGAAGGTCGTCCGCGCGCGCAAGACGATTCTGGAGATGCTCGACTCTACGATGGACTTGTCTGAAGCGGACGAAATCCAAGGAATGCTGAAGACGTATGGCGCGGAGGCGAATCGCTTCCCCGATGCCGAGCGCCGCGAGTCGGGCGTCAAAGACGACAACCCGATGTACATCCGCGATTACTCGAAGTGCCTGTTATGCTGGCGTTGCGTGCAAGTCTGCGCGGAGGACGCGCAATACACATACGCCATCAACTTTGAGGGGCGCGGGTTTGAAACGCAGATCGGCACCTTCTTCGATAAAACCATCCCTGAAACAACATGCGTGTTGTGCGGTCAATGCGTGGCGGTGTGCCCGACGGGCGCGTTGAAGCCGAAGCGCGAGTATTTGTTGCAACAGGGGATGAGCCCGAGCGAGATCAGCGTGTTGAATACGGGAAGAAAAAAGAGAAAGGTCAAAAGTTGA
- the zwf gene encoding glucose-6-phosphate dehydrogenase encodes MANGLPTSIIIFGASGDLTQRKLIPSLFNVCRKGRLPKQFRIIGYGGTAFTDEAFRAHLEEGVKKFASFEFKPEQWADFAPHLFYLQGNYDTLDDFEKLSEATTKWEGDAGNRIYYMATPPGIFPHIIDLLGITEQLTENGGWRRVVIEKPFGIDLDSARKLNEQIHKTLNENQIYRIDHYLGKETVQNILVTRFANTIFEPLWNRNYIDHVEITVAEKVGVEHRGRFYDGVGVMRDMFQNHLLQILSLVAMEPPSSFEANALRNEKVKVLCSIRPMNSEAVAQNAVRAQYKGFLKEDGVNPDSKTPTFAALKLQVDNWRWQGVPFYLRSGKALKEKVSQITVQFKEPPHMLFNASDGGLNPNMLVLFLQPDEGVHWRFEAKVPDTISETRPVDMEFHYADSFGKAAIPEAYERLLLDTITGDASLFTRADEVETAWGLIDPILEAWKSTSQPLAAYDVGSWGPAKADALLARDGRIWSMLDGRKE; translated from the coding sequence ATGGCAAACGGACTCCCCACTTCCATCATCATCTTCGGCGCGTCGGGCGACCTCACCCAGCGCAAACTCATCCCGTCGCTGTTCAACGTCTGCCGCAAGGGACGGCTGCCCAAACAATTCCGCATCATCGGCTACGGCGGAACTGCGTTCACCGACGAAGCATTTCGCGCGCATCTTGAAGAGGGCGTCAAAAAGTTCGCTTCGTTCGAGTTCAAGCCTGAACAGTGGGCAGATTTCGCGCCGCATCTTTTTTACCTGCAAGGCAATTACGACACACTCGACGACTTCGAAAAACTTAGTGAAGCCACCACCAAATGGGAGGGCGACGCGGGAAATCGCATTTACTACATGGCAACGCCGCCGGGGATTTTCCCACACATCATTGACCTGTTGGGCATCACCGAACAGTTGACAGAAAACGGCGGTTGGCGGCGCGTCGTCATCGAGAAACCGTTCGGCATAGACCTCGACTCGGCGCGGAAACTCAATGAGCAAATTCACAAAACCTTGAACGAGAATCAGATCTATCGCATTGACCACTACCTCGGCAAAGAGACCGTGCAAAATATTTTGGTCACGCGCTTTGCCAACACCATCTTCGAGCCGTTGTGGAACCGCAACTACATTGACCATGTCGAGATCACCGTCGCGGAGAAAGTCGGCGTGGAACATCGCGGACGTTTCTACGACGGCGTCGGCGTGATGCGCGACATGTTCCAGAATCATCTTTTGCAAATACTCTCGCTCGTTGCGATGGAGCCGCCCTCGTCGTTCGAGGCGAACGCGCTGAGAAACGAAAAAGTTAAAGTCTTGTGTTCGATCCGCCCGATGAACTCGGAGGCGGTCGCGCAGAATGCCGTCCGCGCGCAATACAAGGGATTCTTGAAAGAGGACGGCGTCAACCCCGATTCCAAAACTCCCACGTTTGCCGCGCTCAAACTACAAGTGGACAACTGGCGCTGGCAGGGAGTCCCGTTCTATTTGAGGTCGGGGAAAGCGTTGAAAGAAAAGGTGAGTCAGATCACGGTCCAGTTTAAAGAACCGCCACACATGTTGTTCAACGCGTCCGATGGCGGTCTCAACCCGAACATGCTCGTCCTCTTTCTGCAACCCGATGAAGGCGTGCATTGGCGATTTGAGGCGAAAGTCCCCGATACAATTTCAGAGACGCGCCCAGTAGACATGGAATTCCACTACGCGGACTCGTTCGGCAAGGCGGCAATCCCCGAAGCCTACGAACGCCTCTTACTCGACACGATCACTGGTGACGCCTCTTTATTCACGCGCGCCGACGAAGTAGAAACCGCCTGGGGACTCATTGACCCGATCCTCGAAGCGTGGAAGTCCACAAGTCAACCCCTCGCCGCATACGATGTCGGCTCGTGGGGTCCCGCCAAAGCGGACGCGTTGCTGGCGCGGGATGGAAGGATTTGGTCTATGTTAGATGGGAGGAAGGAGTAG
- a CDS encoding NAD(P)H-dependent oxidoreductase subunit E produces MADHTLASLKPAIESYLPMGRAGLLPALHAAQKIYGWISEPVAAEIARSLRVPLADVHGVIEFYSLFYNEPTSRRVIRVCADVACALKGGDKVLEQLCSQHGLKPRQTTGDLSLTIEPSPCLGLCEHAPAVWTMDEGRSTTGDGTKAESRPLSMVYGSIRMLTANCGNGTTSLEAYGDYVALKKAFTMKPEEVVAEVKASGLVGRGGAAFPTGIKWEGAAKAAGDQKYIICNADESEPGTFKDRILLLDDPHRTIEGMRIAAFAIGATKGYIYIRGEYPYIAPVLENALTEARSAGYLNEKFDIEIRVGAGAYICGEETALFESIEGKRGFPRIKPPFPTTHGVFGKPTVVNNVESLCNIPLIIGLGASAYRKIGTEKSPGPKLFCVSGDVTKPGLYEAPFGMTLRELLDLAGGVANNKKLRSVLFGGAAGAFATSEHLDMKMTFEDLRAAGLPLGSGVVMVFDETRDMRAVLQSLGHFFAHESCGKCYPCQMGTQRQMEILDRVAAGKTLDGDLIRLQDVGWTMTDASLCGLGQTAASATLSAMKLWPELFEGSKD; encoded by the coding sequence ATGGCAGACCATACCCTTGCTTCCCTCAAACCTGCAATCGAATCCTACCTCCCGATGGGCCGCGCGGGGCTGTTGCCAGCCTTGCATGCGGCTCAAAAAATATATGGTTGGATCTCCGAGCCTGTCGCGGCAGAGATCGCCCGGTCGTTGCGCGTGCCTCTTGCCGATGTGCACGGCGTGATCGAGTTTTATTCCCTCTTCTATAACGAACCAACCAGCCGTCGCGTTATTCGCGTGTGCGCGGATGTGGCGTGCGCGCTCAAAGGCGGAGACAAGGTGTTGGAGCAATTGTGTTCGCAACATGGACTCAAACCGCGTCAAACGACGGGCGACCTGTCTCTAACCATCGAGCCGAGTCCCTGCCTGGGGCTGTGCGAACACGCGCCAGCGGTATGGACGATGGACGAAGGGCGATCGACGACCGGAGATGGAACGAAAGCGGAAAGTCGTCCCTTGTCCATGGTCTATGGCTCAATTCGTATGCTCACCGCAAACTGCGGCAACGGCACAACATCACTCGAAGCATACGGCGACTATGTTGCCCTGAAAAAGGCATTCACGATGAAACCCGAAGAGGTTGTCGCGGAAGTCAAGGCTTCAGGCTTGGTGGGGCGCGGCGGCGCGGCATTCCCGACAGGAATCAAATGGGAGGGCGCGGCAAAAGCGGCAGGCGACCAGAAATACATCATCTGTAACGCGGACGAATCCGAGCCGGGCACGTTCAAAGATCGAATCTTGTTGCTCGACGACCCGCATCGCACCATCGAAGGGATGCGCATTGCCGCGTTTGCCATCGGCGCAACGAAGGGATACATTTACATTCGTGGAGAGTACCCGTACATTGCGCCGGTTTTGGAAAACGCTTTAACCGAAGCGCGTTCTGCCGGGTACCTGAACGAAAAATTCGATATCGAAATCCGTGTCGGCGCGGGCGCCTACATTTGCGGCGAGGAGACCGCGCTGTTTGAGTCCATCGAAGGCAAACGCGGCTTTCCGCGCATCAAGCCGCCCTTCCCAACGACTCACGGCGTGTTCGGCAAACCGACCGTCGTCAACAACGTTGAATCGCTCTGCAATATCCCGTTAATCATCGGGTTGGGCGCCTCCGCATATCGAAAGATCGGAACTGAGAAATCGCCGGGACCCAAATTGTTCTGCGTTTCCGGTGACGTGACGAAGCCCGGGTTGTACGAAGCCCCGTTTGGCATGACTTTACGCGAACTGCTTGACCTGGCGGGCGGTGTTGCGAATAACAAGAAGTTGAGATCCGTCTTGTTCGGCGGCGCGGCGGGAGCGTTTGCCACATCCGAACACCTCGATATGAAAATGACCTTCGAAGATTTGCGCGCGGCTGGCTTGCCTCTTGGTTCCGGCGTGGTGATGGTCTTCGATGAAACGCGCGACATGCGGGCGGTGTTACAGAGCCTCGGTCACTTCTTCGCGCACGAATCATGCGGCAAGTGTTATCCCTGCCAGATGGGCACACAGCGTCAAATGGAAATTTTAGATCGCGTTGCGGCGGGGAAAACTCTCGACGGCGATTTGATCCGCTTGCAGGATGTCGGCTGGACGATGACGGATGCGAGTTTATGCGGCTTGGGTCAGACCGCGGCAAGCGCCACCCTCTCTGCAATGAAGTTATGGCCAGAATTGTTTGAAGGTTCGAAAGATTGA